The sequence TTATTATCCAGCGGACTATGAACTAGGTTTTTTGCATTTGTATTTAGCCCTTAACTACCTTAATGAGAATTCGCTAGAAGGCGCTTTAGTTGAGGTACGTAAAGCCAATCAAGTTCAAGAAAGGGCTAAAAAAGCGCGTGAATCTGATCTCGCTTCTGCTGAGAAAGAGATGAAATCGGATGGTTTAAGCCCAAATTTAGGTTCTGTTTTGTCTAAATACCCCGATGCGGGCAAGCAGCTACAAGCGGTTCAAAATGGATATTTGTTGTATTTGTCTGCTCTGCTCTACGAGACCGCAGGGGAACTAAATGACGCTTATGTTGACTATAGACGTGCGTTAGCAGTAATGCCGAATAATGCAGAGATAATTGACGGTACTATTCGAGTAGCTCAAAAGTTAGGCATGCGCGAAGACCTAAGTAAGTTAGTTAAGCAATATGGTGACAGAACACCTTTGGCAAAAAATGAAGCACGGTTAATCGTTATTGATGAACAAGGTGTTGTGTTTGCCAAGCAAGGTTGGAAGCAACCACTCCCTATTTATACAAAAGGGCAGTGGGCTTATTTTACAATGTCACTTCCATATTATCCTACGCAGGCTTCTCGTCAGTTTGCTACGCTTAAGATAAACGACAAACCAGTATCGAAGTCGAAACTTGTTGATGTAAATTTAATGGCGCAACAAGATTTAACGGAAAGAATGCCTACGATTTTGCTAAGGCAGGCTTTACGAGTTGTGGCTAAAGAACAGATTCGTCGAGAAGCGGCGGAACAGGATGATATCGGGAACTTGTTAGTTAACGTATGGAATGTTTTTACAGAACAACCCGATACGCGCAGTTGGCAAACATTGCCTGCGGAGGTCTATAGTAGTAGTGATATTGTCGAACCAGGGGAATACAGAATAGATGTCGGAAACCAGAATTACGATGTCAAAGTAGAAGAAGGCAGAACAGTTTTGGTCTGGATTTCTAGGCAGGGTTCAAGTGCAACAATTTGGCATAAACAACTTGGGAGTTTGTAATGAAAAAAATAGGGATAGCATTAATTATGGCCTTGGCCTTAATCGGTTGTTCTAACAATACAGCAGGTCTTCGAGTTGATGGCCGGTCACAAAATGTGATGTTTGGTGACAATGTGCTCGGAGGGCGGTTACTGGTTGATAATATCGCGACCACAGAATTAGAGGGGCACGCGAGAGGTATTGTCACACTTACTAGTCAGTTTAAAGGTGACCAAAATATTCAGTATCGCTTCTATTGGTACGATAACGATGGATTAGAAGTGAATTCTAAGCAAGCAGCTTGGAAACAACAGATTGTGAGAGGGTTTGAAACACTTTCTATCTCGGAAGTGTCTATTAATCCAAATGGCAAACAATTCCGTGTTCAAATACGTGAAGCAAATAATTAAGGGTGAAAGATGAATAAAGGTGTTATAGCGTTAATTGGGCTAGCGGTTGTTTTAGGCGGCTGTTCGAATACTGTTAATTATGGCGATGCACAAGAAGCAGAAACCACAACGATTGATTTTGGATCAACCGACTTACAAAAAATCGCTAGTGAGATGGTTGATAGTATGCTGATGTCAGGATCTGTAGCTGCCATTACTAGAGATAGCCGCCCAGTCGCTTTTGTCGAAACTATCAAGAACAAGACTAGCGAGCACATAGATACGGAGTCTATCACTGATTCCATTAGTACCAAGATGCTGAACTCTGGGAAATTCCGTTTTGTAGATATGGATAGAGTAGAATCAGTACGTAAGCAACTAAACTTCCAAAACAACGATGAATTAGCGGATCAAAGCAGCGCTATTCAGTTCGGCAAGATGGTTGGCGCTCAATATATGCTCTATGGCAACATGTCGAGTATTGTAAAGCAAGCGGGTAGCAAAAAAGACGTCTATTATAAAATGACAATGCGTTTAATGGACCTTGAAACGGGCATTATCGAATGGGCTGATGAAACTGAGATCCGAAAAAATGAATCGAAGAGCTTCTTAGGTTTATAATTTTGCGTTAGAAATAGAACGTTATACAACAAGAGGGCGTCCAGTGAGAATGACATGGAGTGAAGCAAAATCGCTTGACCAGTCGTTATTATCACTGGACTCTTTTTTTATTGAGCCGCCACAAATTGCAGAAATTCTCCCTGGAGGCTTAACTAATCGATGTTGGAAAATTACGTCTCACTCGGGTACACCTTATGTTTGGCGACCTAGCTCCATACAGCTATTTCAATTTGGGATCTCTCGTATTAGAGAGAATCAATTACTGGAATCATTAAGAGAATGCCATTTCGCTCCGACTCCAATACATCTAAACGATAAAGGTTTATTGGTTGAGTGGTTAGAGGGAAGCGTTGGCGATGTTCCGTTGAGTAATATTGAGTTGATTGGGACGCTCAGCAAGATCCATTCTGTAAATATTCACAATAAACCCGTACCGTTGTTTGCTTATACTGCAAAAGTTGACGGGTACTGGCATAAATTAAACTTAGAACTAAAATCAAAACAGCGAGAGCAGATCTATAATCTTTATAGAGAATTACCTGATATCCCTCAAGTTGAACCAACCTTGTGCCATTTTGATCTGGGAAACTACAATATAGTTAGAACCGTTCAGGGTATAAAGGTGATCGATTGGGAATATGCTGGCGTCAGTGATCCTAGAATGGATCTGGCAATGACCCTGGAACTTAGTGGCTATAATATGCCAAAAAGTGTTGCGATGTATTGTAAGTTGAGAAATATCGAAGATATTGACAGATGGTTAGTGGGAGTTAATCAGTGGCAACCGCGTAATCACATGATGGCAATGCTGTGGTATTTGCTAGGTTACCAGCTTTGGCGTGATAATAACTACCTGTTGCAAGCAGAACGGTTGGAAGCGTTGCTTATTCGGTAACTAAGCTTGCTAATTGCTAGCAAGTAATTATCTATGATATAAATCTTTCTAGGCTACAAACGAACTTATGTTGCTGATATTTTTATGTTATAAATTAGTTAAGCCATAAAAATATCAGGCAATTAAGTTAACCTATTATAATTCGTGGTAAATTTAGAATTGCACCAACAAGGATAGCGGGAGGTACCATGATAATTTATTTACACGGCTTTGACTCAACAAGCCCAGGGAATCACGAGAAAGTACTTCAGCTTCAGTTTATAGACGATGACGTCCGTTTTATTAACTACAGTACGCTTCATCCGAAGCATGATATGGCGCACCTTCTAAAGGAAGTACACAAGGCGATTGAGCAATCGGACGACCTTCATCCAATTATTTGTGGCGTAGGGCTGGGCGGTTATTGGTCTGAACGCATCGGGTTTTTATGCGGTATTAAACAGGTTGCTTTTAATCCTAATTTATATCCAGAACTAAACATGACTGGAAAGATAGACAGACCAGAAGAGTACGAAGATATCGCAACTAAGTGCGTTGCACAGTATCGAATCAAGAATAAAGATCGTTGTTTGGTCATTCTTTCTAAGAGTGATGAGGATATTGACCACAGCGTAACGGTTGATGCTTTAAAAGATTACTATCAAATAATTTGGGATGAGACAGAAACTCATAAATTTAAAAAAATATCCCAACATTTGCAAACCATCAAGGCATTTAAAGAAGCTTGATAGCTGGATGTGTTTGAAAAACGGCCTCTTTTTAGAGGTCGTTTTTTTTGCTTTATAGTTAACTAATTTGTGTGAAAATGTGACGAATGTAAAAAATTCTTGCGGTGTAGAATTAGCTATATATAATGCAAACGTAACTTTTTTTGATATATATCAAAAAAAGTTGAACAAAAAGAGTGAGCACATTCAAAGAAGCTCTCCTTATGGCACTAAAAACAACGTGAATAGCGGCTTGGTTAAATACAGAATCCCATAGTTTGAATTATTCAGGCTATTTATATTTTAGATTGAAAGGAATGCTTATATGACTCGAATCATTGTTGTCGGCGGTGGAGCTGGTGGTTTGGAGCTAGCAACTAAGCTAGGTAATAAACTAGGACGTAAAAACATAGCAGAAATCACGTTAGTCGATAGGAAAGGCAGCCACTTGTGGAAGCCCTTGCTTCATGAAGTAGCCACAGGTTCACTCGACGAAGGGGTTGATGCCATAAGTTATCGTGCTCACGCCAAAAATCATCATTTTAACTTTCGTTTAGGTAGTTTAGAAACTATTGACCGTGAACGTAAGGTGATTGTTCTTGCTGATTTAACCGATGACAATGGTGAACTGTTGCTTCCGCAGCGCGAACTGGAATATGACATATTGGTTATGGCGATTGGGTCTACCTCTAATGACTTCAATACCCCAGGTGTTAGAGATAATTGCATATTCTTAGATAGCCCAGAGCAAGCACATCGTTTTCGTACACAAATGAATAATGAGTTCCTTAAGCTGCATGCAAAAGGGGAAGGGACGGTCGACATTGCAATAGTTGGCGCGGGAGCAACTGGTGTTGAGTTATCTGCCGAACTTCATAATGCCATTAAAGAATTAAGAACCTATGGCTTTGGCGATCTAGATTCAAGTAAACTAAATGTTAACCTAGTAGAAGCAGGTGAACGAATTCTTCCTGCCCTACCAGCAAGAATCTCATCGTCTGCGCATCAAGAGTTAACCAAACTTGGCGTAACAGTAAGAACGTCAACTATGGTGACTCAAGCCGAGCCTGACGGTTTAACCACAAAAGACGGTGACAAAATTCACGCTCATATTATGGTTTGGGCAGCAGGAATTAAAGCACCAGACTTTATGAAAGATATTGCGGGCTTAGAAACGAATCGTATTAACCAGCTTGTAGTAAACGACACGTTACAAACGACTCGAGATGAATCTATTTTTGCGATTGGTGACTTAGCTCAGTGTACACAAGCGGATGGCTCTTTTGTTCCTCCTCGTGCTCAAGCAGCGCACCAAATGGCTAGTCAAGCGTACAACAACATCATGGCGAAACTAAATGGTAAGGTACTTAAGCCTTATGTTTACAAAGACCATGGCTCATTGGTTTCTTTGAGCCAGTTTTCCACGGTAGGAAGCTTGATGGGTAACCTAACTAAAGGTTCAATGATGATTGAAGGACGTATAGCGCGTGTCGTCTATATCTCTTTGTATCGTATGCACCAGATGGCACTTCACGGAATGTTTAAGACAACACTTATGATGTTGGTTGGCCGTATAAACCGAGTATTGAGACCAAACCTAAAACTGCATTAAAATTAATGATTTGACTACATAATTTAAGGCCATGCAACAGCATTAATGCTGTTCGGTTAAGGTCATTTATACCTGTAATCCCGACGAAAACCGACGTCATCCCCATGAAAATGGGGATCTAGTACAGCCAAGATTCCCGTTTTCACGGGAATGACGAAGTATTTAGCGCTAACCGATCGGCATTAATGCAATTAAAATAAGCCCAACTTTATCCGATTTAGATATGGAAGCGGCATTTTTAAGCAAAGAAGAGAAAAACAAAATAAGAACTTGGGTTTAAATATGGAGGTCTGGCGTGACACAAAATACTAATCCATCTTTTGGTTTGCCGTTATAAATAAAGCGATTTCTATTAATACCTTCATTTATACAGCCGCAACTTAGCGCGACTTTATGGCTGAGGACATTTTCTGGGTCACAGACTAACTCAATGCGGGTTAACTGTAGCTTTTCGAAACTGAAACTGATGATAGAGTTTAGAGCCTCTTTAGCGTAGCCTTTTTGTTGATGCTTATCGGCTATCCAGTAGCCAAGGCTTGCAGAGTTAGAAATGAGATGAACTTCAGTAATAGCAACCATACCAATAAATTCTTGGTTTTTCTGACAGAATACGCCAAAACCATAAGACGTTCCTTTTACCCAGTTGAGTCGATTTGCCCGAATGAACTCCTGCGCATCTTCAACGTTGAAACTAGGCTCACACCAATCCATCCAACGATGTAACGATAATGAATCAGCGACTCGATTGGCAAATGCATGACTATGTTCTTGGTTTATAATTTTAAGCGTTAATCGCTTGGTGAATATTTCTAAACTAGTGACCAAATTAGGTAGTCCAACAAAGTAAAATGCTTCCCTGAGGAAGCATTGATAAAGGTTACGGTACACGTCGAATTTGAACAATAATGCCCATCAACGGATGGTCTAAGTAGTGGGTTTCACTGCTTCGTATACGGCGTTTTTGTTCCATTCTGTAGCTCTTTAAAAAACGTTCTTCTTGAATAGTGGGCGATACTTCTTTTAGATCGCCAAACTGAACATTGTTGTCGGTTTCGGCTTCAGTTAGATCAAGTTTCTTGTCTTCTAAAAATACCTCACGAACGCCTGGAGCTTTAAGGTCTAAGGTGGTTTCTAAAAACAAATAGTGCTGAACATATACTTGCAACTCTCCATCTAACTCGTAGAGTGGGTTGTCAATGGTCTGTTCTTGAATAGTGCCCGCGCTGTTGTCTGTAAAAGTGATTTTTTGGCTGCCGTCAGGGTTATAAGATTTGGAATAATCTTTACCAGCTCGAATTCGAAACTTAGGCGCAGAAGCTTTGCCATTGTCACCTTGACGCCATACTTTATGCATTAAAACTTGAAATCCGGCGTGCTTTTTAAGGCGTTCTACTTGGTTAAGTAGTTGATACTCATCGTAGCCGCGAATGGAAACCCCTTTTCTCTGCCTATATTCACTGTTTTCAAAGGTCCCCACATTAGTGAAGTCGATTGGTGGCATTGCGCTAGGCCAAGATTCACTTAGCTTTTCAGGATCAACAGTGCGTTTAAATACAATAAGTTCAATATCAAATTGACGCTCGGCCGCGAACGACGGCAAAGCAATGATAAAGAGCAGAAGAAAGACCAGTTTTTTCATTTTGACTCCGCAAAAAGGGGACTGTTATCGTTGAGCATAGTATTTTTATCCAGCTATTATTGCTTATCACGCGCCTTTAGGCATTCTATTTTGTTGAAATTGTTCAAGCAAATCAGAGATAAAGCGAATTCTTTCGCGTCTGTCAGCTAAAGGCAACGTAAATTTAAGCTTAGTTGGCCCTTCCATCTTATATTTTTGGGCGTGACCTTGTAAGAGTTTAACTAGAAACATCGGATTAATGTCAGCATTTGGATAAAACTCAATATAGCCGCCTTTTTCATGAGCTTCTATCTTCTTAACATTTATAGCGGCTGCGTCTAGCTTAACTTCATTGACGGATAATAAGTTTTTAGTCGCATCTGGTAAGGTGCCAAATCGGTCGATGAGTTCTACCTTCATTTCCATAAGCTGATTGCGGTTTTTAACGCTAGCAATTCGCTTGTACATAGACAAACGAGTATTTATATCTGGAATATAATCATCTGGTAGAAGCGCTGGTAACCTAAGTTCGACTTCTGTTTGTTCTTTAAGCAAGTCATCTAACGATGGCTCTTTACCTTCTTTAAGTGCTTCAACGGCTTGCTCTAGCATTTCCATATACAGCGTAAAGCCAACCGATTGTATCTGACCGCTTTGTTCATCACCAAGTAATTCTCCGGCACCACGTATCTCTAAGTCGTGTGTCGCGAGTGTAAAGCCTGCTCCTAAATCTTCTAAAGAGGCAATGGCATCGAGTCGTTTTACTGCGTCCTTAGAAAGCGCCTTTGGGTGTGGCGTTAAAAGATATGCATATGCTTGGTGGTGTGAGCGGCCAACGCGTCCACGGAGCTGGTGGAGCTGGGCTAAACCAAGTTTGTCGGCTCTATCCATCAAGATAGTGTTGGCTGTAGGGACGTCGATTCCTGTCTCAATAATAGTGGTACAAACCAATACGTTGAATCGTTGATGGTAGAAGTCGTTCATGATGCGTTCAAGTTCTCTTTCTCGCATTTGACCATGGGCTGTTGTGACCCGAGCTTCAGGGATCAGCTTAGCAAGGTCTTCAGCCACTTTATCAATAGTTTCTACTTGATTGTGTAAGAAATAAACTTGTCCACCACGCATAATTTCGCGAAGAATAGCTTCACGAATGATGCCGTTTTCACTTTCTCTCACGAATGTTTTTATCGCCAAACGACGGGCTGGTGGGGTTGCAATAATAGAAAGATCGCGCATGCCACTCATTGCCATATTAAGCGTTCGAGGGATAGGGGTAGCAGTCAAGGTTAAAATATCAACATCGGCTCGCATCGCTTTGACTTTTTCTTTTTGTCTTACGCCAAATCGATGCTCTTCATCAACGATGAGCAGCCCGAGATCTCTAAACGATATACTATCCTGTAAAAGCTTGTGGGTACCAATAAGAATGTCCACTTTACCTTCAGCAGTATCTGTTAGGATCTGTTTCTGTTCTTTAGCGGATTTGAAGCGAGAAAGTACCTCGACGCGAATGGGTAGATTAGCAAATCTGTCACGGAAGTTTTCAAAATGCTGTTGTGCTAATAGGGTGGTGGGAACGAGAACCGCCACTTGCTTATCATTATCGGTACAAACAAAAGCCGCGCGCATGGCTACCTCAGTCTTACCAAAACCAACATCACCACAAACCAGTCTATCCATGGCTTTCGGTTGACACATGTCGGACATTACTGCATCAATGGCCGTAACTTGGTCATCGGTTTCTTCAAACGGGAAACCTGATTTAAATGTGGCGTATTGACCTCTGTCGAGTGTGAATTTATGCCCAGGTTTTAGCTCACGCTTGGCATAAACGTCGAGAAGTTCAGCCGCTACATCTCTTACTTTTTCCGCAGCACGTCGACGGGCTTTAACCCAAGCCTCACCGCCCAACTTGTGTATTGGCGCTCCTTCTTCAGCACTACCAGAATACCGGCTGATGAGATTTAAAGAAGCTACTGGAACATAGAGCTTTGCTTCATTTTGATATTCAAGCGTCACATACTCTGTTGTTAAGCCACCCGCTTCGAGTATTTGTAATCCAATATAACGGCCAATTCCGTGATCTAAGTGAACGACTGGTTGGCCCGGTTTTAGCTCGGCAAGATGACGTATTATCGTATCGCTATTTACGGCTTTTTTGTCTTTTTTGCGCCGCTGAATTACTCGGTCACCCAGTAAATCGCTTTCACATATTAGCGCAAAGTCTGGCCCTGAATGGATGAAACCATGCTCGGCAGCACCCAGTATCATGGTGAATTTATGTGTGCTTTCTATGGCTTCATTTAATGAGCCTGTTTCAGTTGGTTTAAGTTTAATGTGCCGGAGCAACTCTAGTAGTGCTTCTCTGCGTCCTTCTGACTCAACTGAAAAGACGATCTTTCCGGTGTAACCTTCACTGAATTTTCGTAATTCAGCCAAGGGTTCTTTGTTTTGTTGCTTAGCGTGGAGATTTGGCAAAGCCTCAAGCTTTGGATTGGTTCTCCCTGCTC is a genomic window of Vibrio algarum containing:
- a CDS encoding GNAT family N-acetyltransferase, with amino-acid sequence MVTSLEIFTKRLTLKIINQEHSHAFANRVADSLSLHRWMDWCEPSFNVEDAQEFIRANRLNWVKGTSYGFGVFCQKNQEFIGMVAITEVHLISNSASLGYWIADKHQQKGYAKEALNSIISFSFEKLQLTRIELVCDPENVLSHKVALSCGCINEGINRNRFIYNGKPKDGLVFCVTPDLHI
- a CDS encoding peptidoglycan binding protein CsiV, whose translation is MKKLVFLLLFIIALPSFAAERQFDIELIVFKRTVDPEKLSESWPSAMPPIDFTNVGTFENSEYRQRKGVSIRGYDEYQLLNQVERLKKHAGFQVLMHKVWRQGDNGKASAPKFRIRAGKDYSKSYNPDGSQKITFTDNSAGTIQEQTIDNPLYELDGELQVYVQHYLFLETTLDLKAPGVREVFLEDKKLDLTEAETDNNVQFGDLKEVSPTIQEERFLKSYRMEQKRRIRSSETHYLDHPLMGIIVQIRRVP
- the ycfP gene encoding alpha/beta hydrolase YcfP, whose protein sequence is MIIYLHGFDSTSPGNHEKVLQLQFIDDDVRFINYSTLHPKHDMAHLLKEVHKAIEQSDDLHPIICGVGLGGYWSERIGFLCGIKQVAFNPNLYPELNMTGKIDRPEEYEDIATKCVAQYRIKNKDRCLVILSKSDEDIDHSVTVDALKDYYQIIWDETETHKFKKISQHLQTIKAFKEA
- the mfd gene encoding transcription-repair coupling factor; the protein is MSNKKSLFSIVTPVKAGDKKLVGNLVGAALPLAIAEVAEQHQGHTLLVVPDPQLALKLLSEIEQFSDQEVSLFPDWETLPYDNFSPHQDIISDRIAKLYQLPTQSKGITIVPISTLLQRQSPRDFLMQHTLMVKAGDLFSLDKLRMQLEKSGYRNVDQVFGPGEYASRGSIIDLFPMGSPDPFRIDFFDDEIDTIRTFDPETQRTIENINTIRLLPAHEFPTSKEAIEEFRGRWRQKFEARREPESVYMQVTKGTWPAGIEYWQPLFFEQTETLFDYISEDTLLVNVGDLESAIDTFLADVDYRYDQRKIDPLRPLLEPKELWLKKDELFGYFKQKPISQLSIEKVQVRAGRTNPKLEALPNLHAKQQNKEPLAELRKFSEGYTGKIVFSVESEGRREALLELLRHIKLKPTETGSLNEAIESTHKFTMILGAAEHGFIHSGPDFALICESDLLGDRVIQRRKKDKKAVNSDTIIRHLAELKPGQPVVHLDHGIGRYIGLQILEAGGLTTEYVTLEYQNEAKLYVPVASLNLISRYSGSAEEGAPIHKLGGEAWVKARRRAAEKVRDVAAELLDVYAKRELKPGHKFTLDRGQYATFKSGFPFEETDDQVTAIDAVMSDMCQPKAMDRLVCGDVGFGKTEVAMRAAFVCTDNDKQVAVLVPTTLLAQQHFENFRDRFANLPIRVEVLSRFKSAKEQKQILTDTAEGKVDILIGTHKLLQDSISFRDLGLLIVDEEHRFGVRQKEKVKAMRADVDILTLTATPIPRTLNMAMSGMRDLSIIATPPARRLAIKTFVRESENGIIREAILREIMRGGQVYFLHNQVETIDKVAEDLAKLIPEARVTTAHGQMRERELERIMNDFYHQRFNVLVCTTIIETGIDVPTANTILMDRADKLGLAQLHQLRGRVGRSHHQAYAYLLTPHPKALSKDAVKRLDAIASLEDLGAGFTLATHDLEIRGAGELLGDEQSGQIQSVGFTLYMEMLEQAVEALKEGKEPSLDDLLKEQTEVELRLPALLPDDYIPDINTRLSMYKRIASVKNRNQLMEMKVELIDRFGTLPDATKNLLSVNEVKLDAAAINVKKIEAHEKGGYIEFYPNADINPMFLVKLLQGHAQKYKMEGPTKLKFTLPLADRRERIRFISDLLEQFQQNRMPKGA
- a CDS encoding NAD(P)/FAD-dependent oxidoreductase; amino-acid sequence: MTRIIVVGGGAGGLELATKLGNKLGRKNIAEITLVDRKGSHLWKPLLHEVATGSLDEGVDAISYRAHAKNHHFNFRLGSLETIDRERKVIVLADLTDDNGELLLPQRELEYDILVMAIGSTSNDFNTPGVRDNCIFLDSPEQAHRFRTQMNNEFLKLHAKGEGTVDIAIVGAGATGVELSAELHNAIKELRTYGFGDLDSSKLNVNLVEAGERILPALPARISSSAHQELTKLGVTVRTSTMVTQAEPDGLTTKDGDKIHAHIMVWAAGIKAPDFMKDIAGLETNRINQLVVNDTLQTTRDESIFAIGDLAQCTQADGSFVPPRAQAAHQMASQAYNNIMAKLNGKVLKPYVYKDHGSLVSLSQFSTVGSLMGNLTKGSMMIEGRIARVVYISLYRMHQMALHGMFKTTLMMLVGRINRVLRPNLKLH
- a CDS encoding YcfL family protein, with product MKKIGIALIMALALIGCSNNTAGLRVDGRSQNVMFGDNVLGGRLLVDNIATTELEGHARGIVTLTSQFKGDQNIQYRFYWYDNDGLEVNSKQAAWKQQIVRGFETLSISEVSINPNGKQFRVQIREANN
- a CDS encoding COG3014 family protein, yielding MLNKTCRLLVITAVSAVMTACSTFSAGNLFSHYSAQNRTVYTAVETGQYDKAVDLLPDYIAGDILDNMEKGRVNLLNETYPESKAFFESSETAVRVQQDQAVVSISESASSIGALAVNDNLTSYYPADYELGFLHLYLALNYLNENSLEGALVEVRKANQVQERAKKARESDLASAEKEMKSDGLSPNLGSVLSKYPDAGKQLQAVQNGYLLYLSALLYETAGELNDAYVDYRRALAVMPNNAEIIDGTIRVAQKLGMREDLSKLVKQYGDRTPLAKNEARLIVIDEQGVVFAKQGWKQPLPIYTKGQWAYFTMSLPYYPTQASRQFATLKINDKPVSKSKLVDVNLMAQQDLTERMPTILLRQALRVVAKEQIRREAAEQDDIGNLLVNVWNVFTEQPDTRSWQTLPAEVYSSSDIVEPGEYRIDVGNQNYDVKVEEGRTVLVWISRQGSSATIWHKQLGSL
- the lpoB gene encoding penicillin-binding protein activator LpoB encodes the protein MNKGVIALIGLAVVLGGCSNTVNYGDAQEAETTTIDFGSTDLQKIASEMVDSMLMSGSVAAITRDSRPVAFVETIKNKTSEHIDTESITDSISTKMLNSGKFRFVDMDRVESVRKQLNFQNNDELADQSSAIQFGKMVGAQYMLYGNMSSIVKQAGSKKDVYYKMTMRLMDLETGIIEWADETEIRKNESKSFLGL
- a CDS encoding phosphotransferase — encoded protein: MTWSEAKSLDQSLLSLDSFFIEPPQIAEILPGGLTNRCWKITSHSGTPYVWRPSSIQLFQFGISRIRENQLLESLRECHFAPTPIHLNDKGLLVEWLEGSVGDVPLSNIELIGTLSKIHSVNIHNKPVPLFAYTAKVDGYWHKLNLELKSKQREQIYNLYRELPDIPQVEPTLCHFDLGNYNIVRTVQGIKVIDWEYAGVSDPRMDLAMTLELSGYNMPKSVAMYCKLRNIEDIDRWLVGVNQWQPRNHMMAMLWYLLGYQLWRDNNYLLQAERLEALLIR